The genomic stretch GTAATCAACCTTTCAAGTTGATCACTCAAAGATACAatacacgaatcatggcggttaTGTTCTTATatcaacattttcttttatgtattaCAATGTATGAATCTCTCTTAATAAGATCCTTATGTGGTATATATGATTCTTTATGAATGACTTCCAATAAGTCATGCTGGGTTTAAGTACTAGGAACAAAtacttaaaaacattttttaacaaTGAACAAGAGTATTGTAAATAACAAGAATTTAATCAAGTATAAAGCGAGCTCACTAATCCCACGTTCtctacatttttcaaaaaagtatttatcGATAGCCCTAGCCTTTTGTCGTGGGGTCTACAATCGTAAACTTTGTACTTAGTATACTCTATAGACACTTCTAGTTCCATAGTTCTCTATTTGACTGTAAGGTACTTTATGTCGATACGTTTCctccttttgttatttttagaaaagaaaacagcTGCTGAATTTTCACAATAAATTCGTAATAACTTGGATATTAATTGAATCCACAACTTGAAGCCTTATAATAAATTCCCTAACCATTTCACTTGTGAAATTACTTCAAAGCATGCTATGAGCTAATACTTTGCCTCCAATAGTCTGTTTGGCACTCTTCCATAATATAGCACCTCCCACCAACATAAAGATGTATCCTGAAAATGGCTTTCTAGAGTCTTGACAATCAACAAATTAAGTCTGTGTCTAAATATCCAACCACTTCTAGATGGTCAACATGCTTAATTATAAGTCAGCATATGATATCTTGGTTCCTTGTAAATATCTCATTAATTTTCTAGTAGCCTTCCAGTATTCAATTCTTGGATTTCTTCGACATTTTTATTACTTTCCTACAGTATATGCAATATCAAGTCTTAAAAAAACctgtgcatgcatgcatcaaaCTACCAACAGCAGATGCATAGAGAAattgtttccatttttttttattttccaaagcATTTTTTAGCAATTGACttaattaaactaaatttatCACCCTTCAAAATGGGTCCGGCATTAGGTATACATTCATGCATTTTGAATTTCTAAAAAAACCCTTTCAATATAGGCTTTATGAGACGGACCTAAAATCTTTTGAAACCCTATATCTGTGAATCTTTATGCCTAGGACATAAGAAGCTTCACAtaaatccttcatttcaaagttttgggAAAGATATTGCTTAGTGTTATGCAATAGACGCAAGTCATCAGTTGCAAGTAAGACATTATCAACATATAGGACTAAGGAAATAAATTTACTCCCAATGAATTTCTAGCATATGCAATTATATATCCACAATGTTCTTTGTAAAGCCAAATGAAGTAATAACATTATGAAATTTTAAATACTTTTGATGGGATGCTTGTTTTAGTCCATATATAGATTTATTTAACTTGTTGATGTAGACCAGAAAGCTAGGGATTTCACAAAGAGGGACGGGACATGGCACGTAAATTGAGTTCCCTGAAAAATCTGTTCGGACACGGTTTTGGGTTGTCCGAACATGCCGTCGAAAAGAAATCCCCTGAAAATCCTGTCCGGACACGGATTCGGGTTGTCCGGACACGACTTGTGGATGTCCGGACATGCTTGTTTGGACACAGCTTCTACCTGTCCCGACACATCTATGTTTCAGCTTGcattgctttaattatttggtGCCCGTTTGGGTGGAGGTATGTTCCGTCCAGACGGCCAACATAGATTTGTTAAAACCGacttattttgtatatattagTATTAGAATTAGGagtttgggggcctataaatacatgtttatagcTCCAAGAATGCAgattttgattatatttcagtttttatcaataataagctttagatttgaattttttcattatttttcttcaaattctagATAAACTCTACtgttttgaaaagatttcttaaatttttgatAGACTCATGGTCTGATTAATATATATCCcttcttgttgttgttctttCCATCCCACAATGTCACCCTCTTCATCGTAACAAAACCCTTCAGGTTATTTCATGTACACTTCTCCTTCAAGAATCTCATTCAAAAAAGCCATTTTCACATCCATCTAGTATATCTCTAAAGAATATGATGCTGCCTcccagattttaaaaaaaaaaaaaaactcacacacAATGTTGTAACAGAAAAAAAATGAACCCATTTATTTTACTAAACACAAATGATAATGTGCAATGAAAGTATCATCATTACGTCAGCCAAAGTATATATAATCCAGTTTTCTTAGCTACACCTCAATTAGTCCTCACCCACGTACGTTTGTCAATCGAATTCGGTTAAAGCCCCACTGTTAATTTGTAAATTTCGGTTGTGCATTAATTGActttgtgtttgtcaatttcataCCTCCGAAAAAGAAAATCGACAACATTAATGATTACAGCATTTTTTGCTGACCACCTTTTGGTTCAAACAACAATTTAATTACTTCCGTTGTTGGATACATTTTCCACGCGATTTATAACGCAACTGGAAAATGAGTTTTTCTTTACCTACCaatccaggaaaaaaaaaagtcaattaaTTTGTTCGTTTTACACgaccctttctttctcttcttcaacaTCTTCCTCCTCTCCCCTCTATAAATACCTCTTAACCTATCTTTGTGAATACCAACATCTGATTTtacaatctttccttttttaaaatcaacctCTTAAGTACTACTTAATTAACTCTGATACAAGAAGACATGGGTAGTTTCACTTTTGCTCAGTGTCTCATCCTGATTCTTGCTGCTTCCTCGTTGGCAGTTTGTACGGCCTCCCGTCGCCCAAAATACACACATGCCCCCAACAAGATCATTGTAGGCGGATCGGAGGGCTGGCGCTTCAACTTCACCTACACTAATTGGGCGCGCAAAAATGGCCCCTTTTACGTGAATGATACTTTAGGTGAGTTCATTACATGTCCTCCCATTTTGCCagatcatctctctctctctctctctctctatatatatatataacgtctATTTATATGATAATTGTTAATGTTGGATGCAGTTTTCAAGTATGATCCACCAACAGACAATACAACAATTCCTCACAATGTGTACTTGCTACCAAACCTTCGGAGCTTCTTAAAGTGTAACTTTACGGGAGCGGAGTTGTTGGCCGATGTGACGCAAGGAGGTGGGCAGGGCTTCGAGTTCGTGCTGAAAAAGTGGAAGCCTCACTACTTTGCTTGCGGTGAGCACGACGGCACCCATTGCAGCGTTGGACAGATGAAGTTCTTTGTCAT from Corylus avellana chromosome ca1, CavTom2PMs-1.0 encodes the following:
- the LOC132168044 gene encoding blue copper protein 1b-like; this translates as MGSFTFAQCLILILAASSLAVCTASRRPKYTHAPNKIIVGGSEGWRFNFTYTNWARKNGPFYVNDTLVFKYDPPTDNTTIPHNVYLLPNLRSFLKCNFTGAELLADVTQGGGQGFEFVLKKWKPHYFACGEHDGTHCSVGQMKFFVMPMLRWY